TAGAACAAACCCTCCCCACATCCCTGTGTAATCTGGAAGCCGTGGTATCACTGCTTGAGCAGGTTCCCTGCAGGTCTCCCTCTGTCCGGGATGCACAGCCTTCCCCGTCCCTCTGCAATTGGCAGCACTGCCAGCCCTGGGTGAGCCATATGTTTCCTCTGGGAAGCACCACAGTGAGGGTGTAGGGATGTGGGGCACAGCTGCAGGGTTTGCTCAGATGGGGGCTGACACCCGCACTGAGTCAGACAAGGGACAGCCAACCCAGGGGccagcccattgaagtcagtggggtttccCAGGTGTGACCCTGGGCAGAATGTGGCCCCTCCAAGTCTTGTTCTGGGGATTTGCTGCTGCAGGGAAGGCACAAGGCTTATTATTCTCTTATCTGATGTAAGTAAATCTGCAAGGCAGAGCCATGGAAACTGCTGCTAATGACTCCCAGCAGATTAACCTGCAATGCACTGCCCCTTTGCTCCATGCAGGAGCCACCTGAACCCCACACTGGTGCCTTGGGGCTCATGACTTCAGCATTTTGGAGCTCTGTCTCTGGGACACATAACCCTCTCAAGCCCCTGGCCAGTCCGTACTTGGATGACACTGGAAAGCTGAGTGGTATAAGGTCATGGAGATGGACTGGGGGGCAGATGCATGTCCAGAGATCGAGGATGTTCTTTGCTGGTGAGATGGAGGACAGGTGGGAAATCCTTTTCCTAGCTCCCTTGCAGTTGATCTGTTTCTCCTAATGTAGCCATCacattggtggggggagggggatgtgtgtggaggagggcagcagcagggaagaaCTGTTGGTGCAGAGTTGGGCATGGGTTGGGTCCATTTAGGGGAAAGTGCAGGAGCCCAGGTGGCAGGGAACAGTTTGGTCGCTTGTTAAGTAGACGGATCATAGACATGGGCTGTTTGGAAAGAGTTCTGATCAGAGCAACAAGTCGTCTACAGAGCTCAAAGGGGTTCTCAATTGGCTCTGTATTCAAAGTTGGAGCAGCAGTGAAGCTAGGAATGGAAAAGGGCTGATTAGGCCATCCAGCTGGACTCCTGGGAGCTGGGTTGTCCTATACAGCCCATTCTGCAGGGCTCCATATGCTGGAGAAGGGGATTCCCCAGATCGCAAGGTCAGGGAACCTTTCAAAGAGTTTAGTCCAAACGATGACTAACAGTGTCATTTTGTTCCTCCACCTCCTGCTCTCCATGTTTCTTTCAGTCACTTCACTGCCAGGTATAAGTTCTGCTTCTGTCAGCTCCTGCAGCAGCCTGTGcaagtggaggagaggaagacaGGGTCCGTTCTGCCTCAGGCATCAGTAGCAGCATTGACCGCTTGCGTTGGATTTCAGCGTCTTTAATCTCGGTGATGATGTCAGAGGCAGAACCTGGGTGAAGTAGCTATTGTTGTGTCAGGGCATGGGAGGTGAAAATAGTAATGTCACCCTTTGCCCTTCccatctgagcatctcaaagcacttcacacatATCTGTGAACTCAGCCTCCACAGCCCACTGGGTTCAGGATCATTATTCCCAtatagagtgggaaactgaggcacagcgaggtgaaGGGTCTCGATCACGATCATGCAGTGAGCCAGTGTCCGAGCCAGGGATGGAAGCCAGGAAGCCTGGCTCCTGTCTGTTAGTAGTAGAAGAAGGTGCAGGTGTAAGAACAGAGTTGCTAAGCACACCGGGATGTTAAGTAGTGCAGCCAGTGGAGGATGCTTACAGTGAACTCAGCTAGAGGGAAACCCTGTTTACAATGAAGTAGGGCAAACTTCTCGCCTCATTTCATTGTGCTGCAGTGGGCAGATCGCGGCTGCACTCGTAGTGCAGTCTCCACTCCTGAGAGAGAAGCTGTTCTGGCAGTAAAAGGATTTCCCCTGTGCCGGCTTCTTTGGTGTTCTGGACTTTTCCATATCGCCGGTTCTCTCCCTTAAAGCCAGGGGCCCAGAGGAAGGGCCCCACTTCCTTGGTAGCCCCTGCGGGCAGCTCTAGCAGAATTTCCTCTGGGGTGATAGCTTTGGAGTTGTTGGTCTTTCACCGAGAGTAAATCTGCAGTgtgaggagagtgtgtgtgtgtgtacaatttGTAGCAGGGTTACTGTGACCCTGTAAAGCACTGCAGTATTTAAATGCTGCGTAGTCCCAGGAGTAGGCTGATGCATGGACTAGAGCTCTTCTGAACCCAGCTCCTGGGATAAAGGCTTTGCCTGCAGTGCTTCTGATGCCCTGGATAGGTAACTGCAAAGGGCTTTGCCTTGGACTTGCCACAGAGCTACCTGGAAGCTTCAGCAAGTGGTGTCTGCCTCCTGAGCAGGGCAGACCACTGAGAGCATGTCACACCCTGCACTGGCCACCAGGTGAAATTCAAGGTGCTGCTCACTATCCCCAAAGCCCCACATGGCCTGGGGCCCATCTTTCTCCAGGAttgactcccccaccccaatctgcCAATACAGCACATTGAATTATCTGGTTGATTCCTTTTCTCTGTTTGTGAGTTACCTGCAGACAAGGCCTGATTTCTACAAATGTGCTCATCATTTCCCATTGAACCCCACACAAACCTTGAGATTAGCATGGACCTTAAAGATCTGCCAGAGGCCGAGGGTCACCCTGCTCCAGGGCCCTCTGTGCTCTGATGCCCTTCCGCATTACGGGAGCTGTCCTGCTACATCATAAAGCAGACTCAGGACTTCTGGGTCAGGCTGTGCCCCATAATCTGTAAGCGGGGAGCTGGGGAACACCTCTTGGGTGGCCCCCTTCTGCACTGTGAAACCTCCCGGGCTGCGAGGCTCCAATGGAACTACTCTActggggagctggaagagggAAGCAGAGGGCCCTGGAGTTCCTGGGATGCTGCAGGGCTGCCAGGGAATAGAGGACAAAGGGAACTCCTACAATTCTACAGGGCAGGCTGAACTAGGGAGCAGAGCATAGGGGGAATCTGGGAGATCTTGTAAtgctgggcagggctgagctgggaaaacgggcatgggggtgggggcagaagagAAAGCCAGGGAGCTGTTGTGGCTGCACTACAGGGCTGAGGAGCAGAGAGGATTCAGCAGAGCTGTGAACAGGACCTCCCACTAGTGTTCCCttccttctttcctctctctttttgtgtCATTCTTTCACTCCCTGCCTCCTGAGCCCTGCAGATGGAACACTGATGCGATTCTGTGTCGTGATTCAGAGAAGGGCTGGGACTTGCTTCTGTCAGAGCTGAAGCTCCCAGCTCCATCACACACAGAGCCAGCCCCCAGCTTTTTGTGCTCAGGCTGTTGCCTGGAAACTAGTTCTGCCCAAGAGACCCATCCCCAGGCTCTAGAACCCAGCCGGCCCCTCCCTGCGCACCCGGGGAGTAACTGGCGTTCTTTGTACTCCAGGAGCAAGAGAAACACAGGTTCTCGATGGAAACGTGAAGGGTTTTATCCAGCCACCATTCCcctcactgcatgcatccaggcTGCATTTCTCTTTGATGTTCTACGCGCAGCGCTCTGTGTTCCGCTCATTAAAGGCACACTGCTAGGGTGGGAATCTCACTGCAGCAGAGTGAAGAAATCTATGTTCTGAGCCAAATCCAGGTCCCACGCCACtcagaggcaaaactcccattggcggCAGCAGGAGCAGAACTTGGTTTGCAGGGTCACATTTTGGCAAGTTTTAGGAGGAAGGATCAGCGTTTTGGAGACCAGGTTGGGACTCACGTTCTAGCCCCAGCTTGGGGGAAAGGggttgtggttaaagcactggatttCTAGATTCTGTTGCCAGCACTGCAAATGATTCATTGTGTGACCCTGATTCAGTTCCCTCCCtattatgtgcctcagtttccactctCTCTGGGGTGACACTGGTACTGACCCAGTTCCTGGGAGGGTGAGGGGGTTATGAGACTGAATTCATTAgtgtctgtaaagcattttgggatccttggatggaaggggcTAGAAGGTTGTTGTTATTGAAACAGCAGGGCAGTGGCTGTGCCCATTGAGTTTGCATGCACACTGCTGACAGTACATTCATTCACGGTGCACCAGGACAGGGGAAGCACCCCAGGGTAAGAAGCACAGGCACAGGTTCCAGTTGGTGAGGCTGGACCCACAAGTTCTACATACAGTGAGCTTAGCTAGGTGCACATGGGCAGATCACAGTTTAAGAGCAACGACGGCCATGGGCCAACTTTTCAGGTTTGGTAAATGGTGGGAGACGGTCATTACCTGTGCACCATTACCTGTGCACCTCCTCATGGCACAGCATGGCACTGCATCCacccagcctcagtttccccaacagaATTTCCAGCCGGCTCTGGTGGCTTACatagctcagccctctggccaggtcaccacGAAAGTCcattcccccttctggggtagcagAATCCAAAGTTACAGTCCAGAACAAACACCAGATAAAGGTGTCTTTGTCCCAGCTGGGTCTAGTTCTGAGCTCCTACAGTGTTATTTGTTCATCCCACAACCCACGTCGCTTCAAGTGAGGCACCCCCTGCCATGACCTGGCTTAAGAACCATCAGTGTGTCCCAGGTATATCCAAATAGTCCCGCGTCAGGATCTCCCTTCCCTGCAGGGAAGCTCTGACAAGCAGTAGTCTCATTCAGTGCCTCACTCCAACTACTTTTCTTTCCCCAAGTGAGAGCTGTTGGTCTGATTTCCTACCCAGGCAGCCCCTAACTGAGCCAGCGCTCTTTTTAGCCCCTTCCTTCAGGCCTGATATCCACTATAGgaacagcgggggtggggagggggggtgggggggggagagctgaGTGAGCTCCCAGTAGGCCGTTAACCCTTTCCAGGTCGGTGTGGGGCTTGTAAGCCTCCTGACAGGAGTCACAAAAGAATTTAAATGCAAATGGCTGATTCTAGATAAACCTCATCAGAGACCCAAACAAATAACAGCAGCATCAGTGGGTGAGTACACGGATACCACTGTCCATCATGtggaccaatactgtctcatgatttccttgtactcccgcatctatctgtctgtatccatcttcTGTCTCTTGTCTGATACATAGATGGTCAGCtcgttggggcagggaccatcattttgttctgtgtttgtacagtgcctagcacaatggtgttctggtccatgactcggGCTCCTGGGTCCTATGgtaatacaaagaaataataatactaatgGAGAAGGTTTATCTAGACGCAGCTGCTTGCCTCATGTTAATACAGAAGAACCAGGAAATGAAACTAGCGAGGAGAAGCATACATAGTGACCAGACAGCATCAGTGCAGCCAAATCAATGAGGTGTTAAAGTTTCTGTCCATTTCAATAGCCTCAGGTGCTGTCAGCAATGCAGGGAAGGAATTGAAACAAATAGGGGATTATTATTTTGACTGTGTTGCTGTAAATAATGTTTTAGAGTCCTATCACATTCCTCATGCCAAAGCACGTCGTGGATTGGGCATATGAAGGGACTGCTCCCCtttctgctgaaatgcagccacctctggggtgggatgccACAGCCATACTCAACCAACACTATATTTTATAGGAGGGGAAGTGAATAAGAACACTATTGTACACTTACAGGGCCACATATCATCCAGTCCTCAAAGTACAGGGACTAGGGCACCATTGGAGATGTTGAGAGGGAGACAACAAGAAGAGAAAGGGAATATTTTTGGCCAAGGGCACTAGGGCAAACCGTGATTCTTAGAAAAAGTGTAGTGGGATCATCCCTGAAGATCATTCGGGGTCATGTCTGTTAGGGGCTCATCCAAATATAGAGCTATTTACAAACACTGTCAACTGCAGGGAGCTCAGCTTCCCTATCACGGAAAAACAATAACATAGAATTGCTGCACAAGTTCAGGCCAGTGGTCAacctagcccagtaacctgtctgtGACAGTGGCTAACAAAGACTGTTTcataggaaggtgcaagaaactctgcAGTGGACTTTTATGAAATTACCTGTCCCCAGGTGAAGTCTCCTCCTATCCCTATCAGTTAGAAGCTGATGCATGCCCTAAAACAGAACAGTTTCTATCCCTTCTATTTTTGTCTCCTCTCTAATGTAACCCTGGATGTTTTCATTATTCACATAAATGTCTCATTCTGCTAAGCTCTTGACTTGAATTGTTATGtcttgtagcaatgagttccagaggtttAATTGTGCTTTGGGTATAAAacctgaggctatgtctacattacagagccTATACCAGCatagccccatagtgtagacacaacaGATGCCATCAGAAGTTTTTCTGCTGGCATAGTGTAGGAATACCACCTCCCTGAACGACATTGTCTATGCTGaccaattttcagagtagcagccgtgttagtctgtattcacgaaaagaaaaggaggacttgtagtgttagtctctaaggtgccacaagtacgccttttctttatGCTGACCAAAGCACTTTCTGGCAGCAtacctgcatctacactggggtttctggcagcatagctacatcactagggggtgtggttttttcacacccctgaccgataTTGCTATGTTGGTATAAGTTTTAAATGTTCACTCCTTTGTGGCCTAAAAcatggagaagaggaagagaactAAAGACATTCACACGTTGTAATAATAATGGACAATGCATCAAAGCGTCTCCGCTTGCATAAGCTAGAGGAGAAGAGCAAATCTAGGATCCCAACACCCCTTAATGACTGCTTTGCTAGCAGCTCACAGCTGGGGTCCCACATTCTGCCTCCACTTGTCTTCCTGGACACTGCTGTGTTATTTGATGTGCATAGATTCACGCCCCAACTTGCTGCGCAATAACTTGCCCTAGGAGCAACCCCTCTAAGTAGGGTGAGGCTGGACCAGTGCTTGAATGGGACGTCTTCCAGAAAGTGGTGtaggttcttcatggggaggtgCTCTTCCTGAGTTGTTACCAAACTCCTAGTAGCATGGCGTTATGAGGCGCTGTGTTTTAGATGGGGCGTAAAACTGGTATCCTGCCCACGCCTGTTCGGTAAAGATCCCCGAGCAATTTTCTCGAGAAGGGTTTTCACCCCAGGGGCATAGCTAAATTCCACGGTGCTTGAGGGAGGGTAGGGGAGTTGCATGCTAAAGGCCACTGTTGCAGTGATGGGGGGAAACTTGCACATTAGAGGTTACTCTTGCAGTTCCAGGGGTGTTGGGGAACTTGCACGTGTGAGGTCACTGCCATAGTGCAGGGGAGCTTGCACAGTAAAGGTCATTGTCGCAGTATGAGAGGGTTGGAAACTTGCACTCTAGAGCAGCGCTTCTCAAGCTATTTGATGTgagggaccggcaatttttttccccaatgtgcacgcagaccagcagccaatggctcggtccgcggaccaccactttgagtagcattGCTCTAGAGCACTGATCCGCTTGCAGTGCTATTTGTGTCAGGCATTGTTGGAGGAACAGCCATAGGGGGATTTACAACCTGTTGTAGCTCTCCCAGAGAAGGGCCTTTCCTGCGGCTGGCAGGTTAACAGCTGGACTGCCATACGTGCAGACAGCTGCCCTGGGAGTGGAATTGCTGCTCAGGGGAGCACCTCGCTGATTTATACTCATGGCAGGCAGCGAGGAGTAGGGGAGGCAGCCACTtagcctggggctggagcctacAGCAACAGTGAATCATGGCAGAGGCTTGCAGGCAAGCTGGGCAATTACCGTTCCCAATCAGAGGTGGGATTGCCCTTTCCTAGGTGTGCTGGAAGACATGACATTGGCTTCAAGtgacaggggagagggagggatccTGACTTCTCTGCGCTTTGATGCTAGTTCATGAATGGAGCAGCGAGACCACAGTCAGTCTGGAGGGTGGGGGGTCATATGTCCATATCTTCCAGGCAGGGACAGCATGGTCTGTTCACATTTACTGGGAGAGGAGGGCACGTGGCAACCCTGGAATGGCAGGAAGTGGGCACCGACTCCCAGTGCGGTAGCCAGAGGCTGCCCAATATGGGAATTGGGCATCAGTCACACAGAGCATCATCCCGAGACGAAGCACAGACCTCTGGCCCGTCTCGCCAGCCAGCTGAGAGGATTATCCCTGAGGAGTAACCTCTGAATGGGATCTGTTGCCTCTCTGAGGACAGCAATCTGGAATTAATTCTTTAGCCAGTTAATTGCAGGAGCGACTCAACGCTCTGTTCAGCGGGCTGGCTTTCCCCTTTCTGCTGCAGGCTATTAACTTCTCCCcctgttctctctccctctcttccccggTTCTCCTGGGCACCTGGAGCAGCAGCGACCGGTGAAGCAGTCCCTCAGTAAGTCCCTCTGCAGAGAATCCCACTGGAAATGCCTGCTGCTCTCCCTCCTCATGTACGGCTGCATGGGAGCTATGACCTGGTGCCATGTGACCAAGGTCACCCGGTTGACCTTTGACAGCGCCTACAAGGGCAAGTCCATGATGTATCACGATAGCCCCTGCTCCAATGGCTACGTTTACATCCCCCTGGCCTTCCTGGTGATGCTCTACGTGGTCTACCTGGTGGAGTGCTGGCACTGCTATGTCCGCAACGAGCTGCAGTACAAGGTGGACGTAGACAGCGTGCACGAGCGGGTGCAGCGAATGCAACAGGCCACCCCATGCATCTGGTGGAAAGCCATCAGTTACCACTATGTCCGGAGGACTCGGCAGGTCACCCGCTACCGCAATGGGGACGCCTACACCACCACCCAGGTGTATCACGAGAGGGTCAACACCCACGTGGCAGAGGCAGAGTTTGACTACTCCAACTGTGGGGTCAAGGACATCTCCAAGGACCTGATGGACCTGGAGAGCTACCCAGCCACTCGGCTCCGCTTCACCAAATGCTTCAGCTTTGCCAACGTTGAGTCCGAGAACTCCTACCTGACCCAGCGCGCCCGCTTCTTCACCGAGAACGAGGGGCTGGACGACTACatggaggccagggaggggaTGCACCTCAAGAACGTGGACTTTAAGGAATACATGGTGGCCTTTTCAGACCCAGACAACCTGCCCTGGTATGTGTCCCACTACGTCTTCTGGGTGGCTGCCCTGCTGAGCCTGTCCTGGCCTCTGCGGGTGCTGAATGAGTACCGCACCTCCTACGTCCATTACCACGTGGAGAAGCTCTTTGGGTTTGACTTTGTGGCagtaacaccagctgaggagcgtTCCTTCTGCAGGAGGATGCCCCGTGTCAACACGGTGGACAGCACTGAGCTGGAGTGGCACATCCGGTCCAACCAGCAGCTAGTGCCCAGCTACTCAGAGGCCGTCCTGATGGACTTGGTGGGGCTCTCCAGCTGCACTAGCTACTCTGCTTGCAGGTACGGGGGCTACCGGCAGAACTGCGAGCGGTGCCACAGGACTATAAGCAGCTCGTCCATTTTCTCCCGC
The genomic region above belongs to Caretta caretta isolate rCarCar2 chromosome 3, rCarCar1.hap1, whole genome shotgun sequence and contains:
- the TMEM151B gene encoding transmembrane protein 151B isoform X1, yielding MSPPASAAAAGERGSSTSAPPEEAEGAREEQRPVKQSLSKSLCRESHWKCLLLSLLMYGCMGAMTWCHVTKVTRLTFDSAYKGKSMMYHDSPCSNGYVYIPLAFLVMLYVVYLVECWHCYVRNELQYKVDVDSVHERVQRMQQATPCIWWKAISYHYVRRTRQVTRYRNGDAYTTTQVYHERVNTHVAEAEFDYSNCGVKDISKDLMDLESYPATRLRFTKCFSFANVESENSYLTQRARFFTENEGLDDYMEAREGMHLKNVDFKEYMVAFSDPDNLPWYVSHYVFWVAALLSLSWPLRVLNEYRTSYVHYHVEKLFGFDFVAVTPAEERSFCRRMPRVNTVDSTELEWHIRSNQQLVPSYSEAVLMDLVGLSSCTSYSACRYGGYRQNCERCHRTISSSSIFSRSALSICNGSPRIPFSSSRFSLGRLYGSRRSCLWQSRSGSLNEQSCPTEQTRLSSQVTVEEEDPPAYQDALYFPVLIVHRNEGCLNHDHRHLHRNGSCMETSL
- the TMEM151B gene encoding transmembrane protein 151B isoform X2; the protein is MYGCMGAMTWCHVTKVTRLTFDSAYKGKSMMYHDSPCSNGYVYIPLAFLVMLYVVYLVECWHCYVRNELQYKVDVDSVHERVQRMQQATPCIWWKAISYHYVRRTRQVTRYRNGDAYTTTQVYHERVNTHVAEAEFDYSNCGVKDISKDLMDLESYPATRLRFTKCFSFANVESENSYLTQRARFFTENEGLDDYMEAREGMHLKNVDFKEYMVAFSDPDNLPWYVSHYVFWVAALLSLSWPLRVLNEYRTSYVHYHVEKLFGFDFVAVTPAEERSFCRRMPRVNTVDSTELEWHIRSNQQLVPSYSEAVLMDLVGLSSCTSYSACRYGGYRQNCERCHRTISSSSIFSRSALSICNGSPRIPFSSSRFSLGRLYGSRRSCLWQSRSGSLNEQSCPTEQTRLSSQVTVEEEDPPAYQDALYFPVLIVHRNEGCLNHDHRHLHRNGSCMETSL